One Malania oleifera isolate guangnan ecotype guangnan chromosome 9, ASM2987363v1, whole genome shotgun sequence DNA segment encodes these proteins:
- the LOC131163493 gene encoding classical arabinogalactan protein 7-like gives MAPKTLSVQNYNLLAETIFNLTASILALVASSPPPPPATTLQPPPFLPAGCLLQHPALVSDPNTTAPPSLASSWQTATQRFCPPLLLSSPAKPTAAAQLSDHLPRQPPVFLGSTAATPAPQDLRPPS, from the exons atggcgccaaaaactttaTCGGTTCAAAACTACAA CCTCCTTGCAGAAACCATCTTCAACCTCACTGCCAGCATCCTTGCTCTTGTTGCCTCTTCGCCCCCTCCACCTCCGGCCACCACCTTGCAGCCGCCTCCATTCCTCCCAGCCGGCTGCCTCCTGCAACACCCAGCTTTAGTATCAGACCCAAACACCACAGCACCTCCTTCCCTGGCGTCTTCTTGGCAGACTGCGACCCAGCGTTTCTGCCCTCCTCTGCTACTGTCGTCGCCGGCCAAGCCTACAGCAGCGGCCCAGCTCTCCGATCATCTACCCCGGCAGCCTCCAGTCTTCCTCGGCTCCACTGCTGCTACACCAGCCCCCCAGGACCTCCGACCACCATCATAG